Proteins encoded together in one Micromonospora auratinigra window:
- a CDS encoding DUF3152 domain-containing protein: MPASSQPRRRVARAARAGRSSPRRTRSVLVVLAFLAAAGVGVAVAVQRPSSGAEVLVSDGSPVPPPALASVVPTPSASPSPVADPVPPAPVLALPGPVPAHGRGSFAYEPRPGPVLGRAGVLRRFRVAVENGSGEDVHAFADAVQRALAGPGSWVDDGRLRLQRVAPGSRYDFTIFLATRDSAGRLCGRGGIDIRKGGVPYTSCRVPGKVVINLDRWRLSAPHLVAAGMPLDTYRLYVVNHEVGHQLGHHHERCPGLGRPAPVMQQQTLFLDGCRPYPWPYLNGRRYAGRPV, from the coding sequence ATGCCCGCTTCCTCCCAGCCGCGCCGTCGCGTCGCGCGAGCCGCCCGCGCCGGTCGGTCGTCCCCTCGTCGGACCCGCTCGGTGCTGGTGGTGCTCGCCTTCCTGGCGGCCGCCGGGGTGGGTGTGGCGGTGGCCGTGCAGCGGCCGTCGTCCGGGGCGGAGGTGCTGGTCAGCGACGGGTCACCGGTGCCGCCGCCGGCCCTGGCGAGCGTCGTCCCGACGCCGTCGGCGAGCCCGTCGCCGGTCGCCGACCCGGTTCCGCCCGCGCCGGTGCTGGCCCTGCCGGGCCCGGTGCCCGCGCACGGCCGGGGGAGTTTCGCGTACGAGCCGCGGCCGGGTCCGGTGCTGGGCCGCGCCGGGGTGCTGCGCCGGTTCCGGGTGGCGGTGGAGAACGGCTCGGGGGAGGACGTGCACGCCTTCGCCGACGCGGTGCAGCGGGCCCTGGCCGGGCCGGGGAGTTGGGTGGACGACGGCCGGTTGCGGTTGCAGCGGGTCGCCCCGGGCAGCCGGTACGACTTCACGATCTTCCTCGCGACGCGGGACAGCGCGGGCCGGTTGTGCGGCCGGGGCGGCATCGACATCCGCAAGGGCGGGGTGCCGTACACGTCCTGCCGGGTGCCGGGCAAGGTGGTGATCAACCTGGACCGCTGGCGGCTCTCCGCGCCGCACCTGGTGGCCGCCGGGATGCCGCTGGACACCTACCGGCTGTACGTGGTCAACCACGAGGTGGGACACCAGTTGGGGCACCATCACGAGCGCTGCCCCGGCCTCGGGCGGCCGGCGCCGGTGATGCAGCAGCAGACGCTCTTCCTGGACGGCTGCCGGCCGTACCCGTGGCCGTACCTGAACGGGCGGAGGTACGCCGGCCGACCGGTCTGA
- a CDS encoding alpha/beta fold hydrolase, which translates to MKPASLWPDEQLPAHHVPPPWPGRGVRLDGTVTYVRDTPATGPDAEPALYVHGLGGSAQNWTDLAGLLADRLDGQAIDLPGFGRSEPGRRYTIPAFADRVVRWIEHSDRGPVHLFGNSLGGAVAVRVAALRPELVRTLTLISPALPFLDFRRSLQGRMLPLLAIPRGERLAAWRLAQLAPEVMARQVMEACIADLSRISEQRHREAVEEIRIRYEATHYAAAYVRTFRGLVASFLRSYLPGPDSLWRLAAGVRAPTLVVGGRQDRLVDVRVAPQAARVIPDSRLLMLDGVGHVAQLEVPRTVARAVLALLTETGESAERRDMAG; encoded by the coding sequence ATGAAGCCCGCCTCGCTCTGGCCGGACGAGCAGCTGCCCGCGCACCACGTACCCCCGCCCTGGCCCGGCCGGGGGGTCCGGCTCGACGGCACGGTCACCTATGTCCGGGACACCCCGGCCACCGGCCCGGACGCCGAGCCGGCGCTCTACGTGCACGGTCTGGGCGGGTCCGCGCAGAACTGGACCGACCTGGCCGGCCTGCTCGCCGACCGGCTCGACGGGCAGGCCATCGACCTGCCGGGCTTCGGTCGCAGCGAACCGGGCCGGCGGTACACGATCCCGGCCTTCGCCGACCGGGTGGTCCGCTGGATCGAGCACAGCGACCGGGGGCCGGTGCACCTGTTCGGCAACTCGCTGGGCGGCGCGGTGGCGGTCCGGGTGGCGGCGTTGCGGCCGGAGTTGGTCCGCACGCTGACCCTGATCTCCCCGGCGCTGCCGTTCCTGGACTTCCGCCGCTCGTTGCAGGGGCGGATGCTGCCGCTGCTGGCGATCCCCCGGGGCGAGCGGCTGGCCGCCTGGCGGCTGGCCCAGCTCGCCCCGGAGGTGATGGCCCGGCAGGTGATGGAGGCGTGCATCGCGGACCTGAGCCGGATCAGCGAGCAGCGGCACCGGGAGGCCGTCGAGGAGATCCGGATCCGCTACGAGGCGACCCACTACGCGGCCGCGTACGTCCGGACCTTCCGTGGCCTGGTCGCCAGCTTCCTGCGCTCGTACCTGCCGGGGCCGGACTCGTTGTGGCGGCTGGCCGCCGGGGTGCGGGCGCCCACCCTGGTGGTGGGGGGACGGCAGGACCGACTGGTCGACGTGCGGGTGGCCCCGCAGGCCGCCCGGGTGATCCCGGACAGCCGCCTGCTGATGCTGGACGGGGTGGGCCACGTGGCCCAGCTGGAGGTGCCCCGGACCGTGGCCCGGGCGGTGTTGGCGCTGCTCACCGAAACGGGGGAGAGCGCGGAACGTCGCGACATGGCAGGCTGA
- a CDS encoding TetR/AcrR family transcriptional regulator, with translation MTAVGNGAQTAGRPTRLPRSARRKQLLAAAQEVFVAQGYHAAAMDDIAERAGVSKPVLYQHFPGKMELYLALLDTHCDAIVAKVHDAMRGTNDNKERVGASVRAYFDFVDHESEAFRLVFESDLRNDPAVRQRVERVEQGCIAAITDTIISDTGVSRAHAELLASGLVGAAETAAQFWLAGGRQMPKAEAEALVAALSWRGIASFPLQGESA, from the coding sequence ATGACCGCAGTGGGGAACGGTGCACAGACCGCCGGCCGGCCCACCCGCCTGCCCCGCTCGGCGCGACGCAAGCAGCTGCTCGCGGCCGCTCAGGAGGTGTTCGTCGCGCAGGGCTACCACGCCGCCGCGATGGACGACATCGCCGAGCGCGCGGGAGTCTCCAAGCCCGTGCTCTACCAGCACTTCCCGGGCAAGATGGAGCTCTACCTGGCGCTGCTGGACACGCACTGTGACGCCATCGTGGCGAAGGTGCACGACGCGATGCGCGGCACCAACGACAACAAGGAGCGGGTCGGCGCCTCGGTGCGCGCGTACTTCGACTTCGTCGACCACGAGAGCGAGGCGTTCCGGCTGGTCTTCGAGTCGGACCTGCGCAACGACCCGGCCGTCCGGCAGCGGGTCGAGCGGGTCGAGCAGGGCTGCATCGCGGCGATAACCGACACCATCATCTCGGACACCGGGGTGAGCCGGGCGCACGCCGAGCTGCTCGCGTCCGGCCTGGTCGGGGCGGCCGAGACGGCCGCGCAGTTCTGGCTGGCCGGCGGGCGTCAGATGCCCAAGGCGGAGGCCGAGGCGCTGGTCGCGGCCCTGTCCTGGCGGGGCATCGCCAGCTTCCCGCTGCAAGGTGAGTCAGCCTGA
- a CDS encoding DUF3107 domain-containing protein: protein MEVKIGVQYAPRELVLESAQAPAEIEQIVTDAVAKGEGTLSLTDEKGRRIIVPVSKVAYVEIAEASPRAVGFTVR, encoded by the coding sequence GTGGAGGTCAAGATCGGCGTGCAGTACGCGCCGCGGGAGCTGGTCCTGGAGAGCGCGCAGGCGCCGGCCGAGATCGAGCAGATCGTGACCGACGCCGTCGCCAAGGGCGAGGGCACCCTCTCCCTGACCGACGAGAAGGGCCGGCGGATCATCGTGCCGGTCAGCAAGGTCGCCTACGTCGAGATCGCGGAGGCCTCGCCCCGCGCGGTCGGTTTCACCGTCCGCTGA
- a CDS encoding ferritin-like fold-containing protein, translating into MSASDPAVTDLLGLVAYGELLAFDRLATDARLAPDLRRRAALSEMAAAEIAHYRWLADRLVALGSSPDEAMARYAGALEAYHDSTEPKDWLEALTKAYVGDAIADDFLRAVAEGLEPPDRQLVLDVLHDSRYVEFAATEIRAAVAADPKVANRLSMWARRLLGEALSQAGRVAAADRGGLTTLIARREGGEDVPTLFRRLTDAHTARMTAAGLNN; encoded by the coding sequence GTGTCCGCCTCCGACCCTGCCGTCACCGACCTGCTCGGGCTCGTCGCGTACGGCGAACTGCTCGCCTTCGACCGGCTCGCCACCGACGCCCGGCTCGCCCCCGATCTGCGCCGACGGGCGGCGCTGTCGGAGATGGCCGCCGCCGAGATCGCTCACTACCGGTGGCTCGCCGACCGGCTCGTCGCGCTCGGGTCCAGCCCCGACGAGGCGATGGCCCGGTACGCCGGGGCGCTGGAGGCGTACCACGACTCGACCGAGCCGAAGGACTGGCTGGAGGCGCTCACCAAGGCGTACGTCGGGGACGCGATCGCCGACGACTTCCTGCGGGCGGTCGCCGAAGGGCTGGAGCCGCCGGACCGCCAGCTCGTGCTCGACGTGCTGCACGACTCCCGCTACGTCGAGTTCGCCGCCACCGAGATCCGGGCGGCCGTCGCGGCCGACCCGAAGGTGGCCAACCGGCTCTCCATGTGGGCCCGGCGGCTCCTCGGGGAGGCGCTCTCCCAGGCCGGCCGGGTGGCCGCCGCCGACCGGGGCGGCCTCACCACGCTGATCGCCCGCCGCGAGGGCGGGGAGGACGTGCCGACGCTGTTCCGCCGGCTGACCGACGCGCACACGGCGCGGATGACCGCCGCCGGGTTGAACAACTGA
- a CDS encoding DEAD/DEAH box helicase yields the protein MSEQIQGQPLAPTAPVRPEAPTFAELGARPETVEALAAAGITRAFAIQEYALPIGLRGVDLIGQAPTGTGKTLGFGIPLLERVFAPSEGGDGVPQALVVVPTRELGIQVAKDLDAAGRTRGVRVLPIYGGVAYEPQIEALRKGVEILVGTPGRLMDLQKQKHLRLDRVRALVLDEADRMLDLGFLDDVEKILAMLPEDRQTMLFSATMPDPIVALSRRFLRRPVTIHAGHTAETGPSPQTQQLVYRTHSLNKVEIVARILQAEGRGLTMIFTRTKRAADRVAEDLDFRGFAVAAVHGDLGQGARERALRAFRAGKIDILVATDVAARGLDVTGVTHVINYDCPEDQDTYTHRIGRTGRAGATGVAVTFVDWDDMPRWRIIDKTLGLDMPEPPETYHTSPHLYTDLDISTEVSGTLPTAERTRAGLSAEVEEDLGGGRSRRGERGERGARRGDGRGRERRRGRDDAAAAAPAPDGDSTEAAGEEGGRNPRRRRRRRAGEVVAGEPTAVITAEGGAEPATSATAEGEPAPKPRRRRRRRGGGGSGAGTPAEATAD from the coding sequence ATGAGCGAGCAGATTCAGGGCCAGCCGCTGGCCCCCACCGCTCCGGTCCGTCCGGAGGCACCCACCTTCGCCGAGCTCGGCGCCCGTCCGGAGACCGTCGAGGCGCTGGCCGCCGCCGGCATCACCCGCGCCTTCGCGATCCAGGAGTACGCGCTGCCGATCGGGCTGCGCGGCGTCGACCTGATCGGCCAGGCGCCGACCGGCACCGGCAAGACCCTCGGCTTCGGCATCCCGCTGCTGGAGCGGGTCTTCGCCCCGTCCGAGGGTGGCGACGGCGTGCCGCAGGCGCTGGTCGTCGTACCCACCCGTGAGCTGGGCATCCAGGTCGCCAAGGACCTCGACGCCGCCGGGCGTACCCGGGGCGTCCGGGTGCTGCCGATCTACGGCGGGGTGGCGTACGAGCCGCAGATCGAGGCGCTGCGCAAGGGCGTCGAGATCCTGGTCGGCACCCCCGGCCGCCTGATGGACCTGCAGAAGCAGAAGCACCTGCGGCTCGACCGGGTCCGCGCGCTGGTGCTCGACGAGGCCGACCGGATGCTCGACCTGGGCTTCCTCGACGACGTCGAGAAGATCCTGGCGATGCTGCCCGAGGACCGGCAGACCATGCTCTTCTCGGCCACCATGCCGGACCCGATCGTCGCGCTGTCCCGGCGCTTCCTGCGCCGGCCGGTGACCATCCACGCCGGGCACACCGCCGAGACCGGCCCGTCGCCGCAGACCCAGCAGCTGGTCTACCGCACCCACTCGCTGAACAAGGTCGAGATCGTGGCGCGGATCCTCCAGGCGGAGGGGCGCGGCCTGACCATGATCTTCACCCGCACCAAGCGGGCCGCCGACCGGGTCGCCGAGGATCTCGACTTCCGGGGCTTCGCCGTCGCCGCCGTGCACGGCGACCTGGGCCAGGGCGCCCGGGAGCGGGCCCTGCGGGCGTTCCGGGCCGGCAAGATCGACATTCTGGTCGCCACCGACGTGGCGGCGCGCGGGCTCGACGTCACCGGCGTGACCCACGTGATCAACTACGACTGCCCCGAGGACCAGGACACCTACACCCACCGGATCGGCCGCACCGGCCGCGCCGGAGCGACCGGTGTCGCGGTGACCTTCGTCGACTGGGACGACATGCCCCGCTGGCGGATCATCGACAAGACCCTCGGCCTGGACATGCCCGAGCCGCCGGAGACGTACCACACCTCTCCCCACCTCTACACCGACCTCGACATCTCCACCGAGGTCAGCGGCACCCTGCCGACCGCCGAGCGGACCCGGGCCGGGCTCTCCGCCGAGGTCGAGGAGGACCTGGGTGGCGGTCGGTCCCGGCGTGGCGAGCGCGGTGAGCGCGGTGCCCGGCGTGGCGACGGCCGGGGCCGGGAGCGCCGGCGCGGTCGCGACGACGCCGCCGCCGCTGCGCCCGCCCCGGACGGTGACAGCACCGAGGCCGCCGGCGAGGAGGGCGGTCGCAACCCGCGTCGCCGCCGTCGTCGCCGGGCCGGCGAGGTGGTGGCGGGCGAGCCGACCGCGGTGATCACCGCCGAGGGCGGCGCCGAGCCGGCCACGTCCGCGACCGCCGAGGGCGAGCCGGCACCGAAGCCGCGTCGCCGCCGGCGCCGCCGGGGTGGCGGTGGTTCGGGCGCGGGTACGCCGGCCGAGGCGACCGCCGACTGA
- a CDS encoding class I SAM-dependent methyltransferase yields the protein MPEPLDAALAEVRTLLLDPTLTRAVGAGRRRGQRPSVVRAELRPVTLKAGARLQISTSDGARPYTRNVAPGAEAGAAVDALLAEPFGNWHVETAGATLQLRVTKSGEAQVHRAAASRPAPEPAGNDRAKDWLLDPGDPLFAEIGGSAAKRRQVDAFLRALLATLPDDLTGPLRVVDLGCGNAYLTFAAHRYLTRRGLDVELVGVDVREDQRRRNTELAERLGWADRVRFVAGTIADAVVDPAPDLVLALHACDTATDEALARAVRWQARWVLAAPCCHHDVAAQLRARPAPAPYELLTRQGILRERFADVLTDALRAGLLRLHGYRAEVVEFVDSAHTPRNLLIRARRSGGPATDGQRAEYRELVDQWGITPRLETLLAD from the coding sequence ATGCCGGAACCGTTGGACGCCGCCCTCGCCGAGGTGCGGACGCTGCTGCTCGACCCCACGTTGACCCGCGCGGTCGGTGCCGGCCGACGCCGTGGACAACGCCCCTCGGTGGTCCGGGCCGAGCTGCGCCCGGTCACCCTGAAGGCCGGCGCCCGGCTGCAGATCTCCACCTCGGACGGCGCGCGGCCGTACACCCGCAACGTGGCCCCGGGCGCGGAGGCCGGCGCGGCCGTCGACGCGCTGCTCGCCGAGCCGTTCGGGAACTGGCACGTGGAGACGGCCGGCGCCACCCTCCAACTTCGGGTCACCAAGTCGGGCGAGGCCCAGGTGCACCGGGCGGCGGCGAGCCGGCCCGCCCCGGAGCCGGCGGGCAACGACCGCGCCAAGGACTGGCTGCTCGACCCGGGAGACCCGCTCTTCGCCGAGATCGGCGGCTCGGCGGCCAAGCGCCGCCAGGTCGACGCGTTCCTGCGGGCCCTGCTGGCCACCCTGCCGGACGACCTCACCGGCCCGCTCCGGGTCGTCGACCTGGGCTGCGGCAACGCGTACCTGACCTTCGCCGCCCACCGGTACCTGACCCGGCGCGGGCTGGACGTCGAACTGGTCGGGGTGGACGTCCGCGAGGACCAGCGGCGGCGCAACACCGAGCTGGCCGAGCGCCTCGGCTGGGCCGACCGGGTCCGGTTCGTGGCCGGCACCATCGCCGACGCGGTGGTCGATCCGGCCCCCGATCTCGTCCTGGCGCTGCACGCCTGCGACACCGCGACCGACGAGGCGCTGGCCCGGGCCGTCCGCTGGCAGGCCCGCTGGGTGCTCGCCGCCCCGTGCTGCCACCACGACGTCGCGGCCCAGCTCCGGGCCCGTCCGGCCCCCGCGCCGTACGAGCTGCTCACCCGGCAGGGCATTTTGCGCGAGCGCTTCGCGGACGTGCTGACCGACGCCCTGCGGGCCGGGCTGCTCCGGCTGCACGGCTACCGGGCCGAGGTGGTGGAGTTCGTCGACTCCGCGCACACCCCGCGCAACCTGCTGATCCGGGCCCGGCGCAGCGGTGGCCCGGCCACCGACGGCCAGCGCGCCGAGTACCGGGAGCTGGTCGACCAGTGGGGGATCACCCCCCGGCTGGAGACGCTGCTCGCCGACTAG
- a CDS encoding helix-turn-helix domain-containing protein: MGSADVSPQMAFARFVRRAIDDAREERGWTVTDLATHTGVGRSTVFRWLAGDWQDYPELAKVRGFCAALDLPVAAAFRALGLPDAGTAPRRRGGDDAPVEADVRVILERLADPTVPAEEKHHIRDLLRYLARRPVRRAG, from the coding sequence ATGGGTTCGGCAGACGTTTCGCCCCAGATGGCCTTCGCGCGCTTCGTCCGGCGCGCCATCGATGATGCCCGCGAGGAACGCGGCTGGACGGTGACCGACCTGGCCACGCACACCGGCGTCGGGCGGTCGACCGTCTTCCGTTGGCTGGCCGGGGACTGGCAGGACTATCCGGAACTGGCCAAGGTGCGGGGCTTCTGCGCCGCCCTCGACCTGCCGGTGGCCGCCGCGTTCCGGGCCCTCGGGCTGCCCGACGCCGGCACCGCGCCCCGTCGGCGCGGCGGCGACGACGCCCCGGTGGAGGCGGACGTCCGGGTGATCCTGGAGCGGCTGGCCGACCCGACCGTGCCCGCCGAGGAGAAGCACCACATCCGCGACCTGCTCCGCTACCTGGCCCGCCGCCCGGTCCGCCGGGCCGGCTGA
- a CDS encoding RecQ family ATP-dependent DNA helicase: MSQDRAAVRERAEAVLRRLAGEHARLREDQWRAIEALVVDRRRVLCVQRTGWGKSAVYFVATALLREQPAPAGPTVIVSPLLALMRNQVESAARAGIRARTINSANLDEWDEITAEIHAGAVDVLLISPERLNNPDFRDGVLPKLAATTGVLVVDEAHCVSDWGHDFRPDYRRLRTFLAELPERTPVLATTATANARVTQDVAEQLGDALVLRGSLDRESLRLGVVDLPSPAHRLAWLADHLDRLPGSGIIYTLTVAAASETAEFLRARGWSVASYTGQAEDADRRAAEQDLLDNKIKALVATSALGMGFDKPDLGFVVHLGAPPSPIAYYQQVGRAGRAVEHAEVLLLPGVEDAAIWRYFASLAFPPEEQVRAVLAALHPDRPISTQALEPLVDLRRARLELMLKVLDVDGAVRRVRGGWLATGEPWVYDEARLRRVAQARTAEQQAMREYAGTTGCRLRYLRECLDDAGAGDCGRCDNCAGALFTAEVSATALGAAQTFLGRPGVTVPPKKLWPTGLDAVGVPLKGRIPPAEQALAGRAVGRLSDLGWGGRLRGLVGPEAADGPLPDDLAGAVVEVLKAWAHGDDPWPRRPVGVVAVGSRSHPTLVGSLAERIATVGRLPLLGAVVPTGPSAGAGPRGNSAQRVRALHDAFTVPDGLADDLAGLDGPVLLVDDLVDSGWTLTMVARLLRRAGAPDVLPLALAVAG, from the coding sequence ATGAGCCAGGATCGGGCGGCGGTACGGGAGCGGGCCGAGGCGGTGCTGCGGCGGCTGGCCGGCGAGCACGCCCGGCTGCGTGAGGACCAGTGGCGGGCGATCGAGGCCCTGGTGGTGGACCGGCGGCGGGTGCTCTGCGTCCAGCGCACCGGCTGGGGCAAGTCGGCGGTCTACTTCGTGGCCACCGCGCTGCTGCGGGAGCAGCCCGCGCCGGCCGGCCCCACCGTGATCGTCTCGCCGCTGCTGGCGCTGATGCGCAACCAGGTGGAGTCGGCGGCCCGCGCCGGCATCCGGGCCCGCACCATCAACTCGGCCAACCTCGACGAGTGGGACGAGATCACCGCCGAGATCCACGCCGGCGCGGTGGACGTCCTGCTGATCAGTCCGGAACGGCTCAACAACCCGGACTTCCGGGACGGGGTGCTGCCGAAGCTGGCCGCCACCACCGGGGTGCTGGTGGTGGACGAGGCGCACTGCGTCTCGGACTGGGGACACGACTTCCGGCCCGACTACCGCCGGCTGCGGACCTTCCTGGCCGAGCTGCCGGAGCGGACGCCGGTGCTGGCCACCACCGCCACCGCCAACGCCCGGGTCACCCAGGACGTGGCCGAGCAGCTGGGGGACGCCCTGGTGCTGCGCGGCAGCCTCGACCGGGAGTCGCTGCGCCTCGGGGTGGTCGACCTGCCCAGCCCGGCGCACCGGCTGGCCTGGCTCGCCGACCACCTGGACCGGCTCCCCGGCTCCGGCATCATCTACACGCTCACCGTCGCGGCGGCCAGCGAGACGGCCGAGTTCCTGCGCGCCCGGGGCTGGTCGGTCGCCTCGTACACCGGGCAGGCCGAGGACGCCGACCGGCGCGCGGCCGAGCAGGACCTGCTCGACAACAAGATCAAGGCGCTGGTCGCCACCAGCGCGCTCGGCATGGGTTTCGACAAGCCCGACCTCGGCTTCGTGGTGCACCTCGGCGCGCCGCCCTCACCGATCGCCTACTACCAGCAGGTCGGGCGCGCCGGCCGGGCCGTGGAACACGCCGAGGTGCTGCTCCTGCCCGGCGTCGAGGACGCCGCCATCTGGCGCTACTTCGCCTCGCTCGCCTTCCCGCCGGAGGAGCAGGTCCGGGCGGTGCTGGCCGCGCTGCACCCGGACCGGCCGATCTCCACCCAGGCGCTCGAACCCCTCGTCGACCTGCGCCGGGCCCGGCTGGAGCTGATGCTCAAGGTGCTCGACGTGGACGGCGCGGTCCGCCGGGTCCGCGGCGGCTGGCTCGCCACCGGCGAGCCCTGGGTCTACGACGAGGCCCGGTTGCGCCGCGTCGCCCAGGCCCGCACCGCCGAGCAGCAGGCCATGCGGGAGTACGCGGGCACCACCGGCTGCCGGCTGCGCTACCTGCGGGAGTGCCTCGACGACGCGGGGGCGGGTGACTGCGGCCGCTGCGACAACTGCGCCGGCGCGCTCTTCACCGCCGAGGTCTCGGCCACCGCGCTCGGCGCCGCGCAGACCTTCCTCGGTCGCCCCGGCGTGACGGTCCCGCCGAAGAAGCTCTGGCCGACCGGCCTCGACGCGGTGGGCGTACCCCTGAAGGGGCGCATCCCCCCGGCGGAGCAGGCGCTCGCCGGGCGGGCCGTGGGCCGCCTCTCCGATCTGGGCTGGGGCGGCCGGCTGCGCGGCCTGGTCGGACCGGAGGCGGCGGACGGCCCACTGCCGGACGACCTGGCCGGCGCGGTGGTGGAGGTGCTGAAGGCGTGGGCGCACGGCGACGACCCGTGGCCGCGCCGCCCGGTCGGGGTGGTCGCGGTCGGTTCCCGCAGTCACCCGACGCTGGTCGGCTCGCTCGCCGAGCGGATCGCCACGGTGGGCCGGCTGCCGCTGCTCGGCGCGGTGGTCCCCACCGGCCCGTCCGCCGGCGCCGGGCCGCGCGGCAACAGCGCCCAGCGGGTACGCGCCCTGCACGACGCCTTCACCGTCCCCGACGGGCTGGCGGACGACCTCGCCGGGCTGGACGGACCGGTGCTGCTCGTCGACGACCTGGTCGACTCCGGCTGGACGCTGACCATGGTGGCCCGGCTGCTGCGCCGGGCCGGCGCCCCCGACGTCCTCCCGCTGGCCCTCGCCGTCGCCGGCTGA
- a CDS encoding AfsR/SARP family transcriptional regulator: MSEALRFEILGPQRAWLGDRALDLGPSKQRAVLAVLLLSAGRPVPTAQIVEAVWPEDPPANGPNVVQKHVAGLRRVLEPERSPRTPGRLLALTDAGYVLRVDPTAVDAVRFEQGVRRAERARAEGRTADAVAELKAALELWHGEPFGGFSGALLEAARHRLTETRATALETRAELELELGRHRELVGELVRLVAEYPLRERLRQQLMLALHRSDRQAEALAAYREFAGLLRDEFGIEPGEVLQDLHRRMLRADPTLTPATAASVVPSPAPPPTAGNPPGYAAEAPGPDPSGPDPAAVGAPTDPRSGSPDPAPAPAPAPAEPRDGPPEPAPAPAEPRDGLPVPAIGPPVAGSSADGSSAVGPAAPVEAWPAPAGRTDDLATRSPAPAPGMPAGPGLGPVAPPFPSTPPPALPGPPPVRRPRPAPRWVSITATVLGALIVLLSFGCFTWLVVLGYAAWRRSWRLALAGAGYLVCATVVSWLLLRGDPEAESPDWEVLLFVGLTGICWLAGAVHVVLLSRRLWAMLTGRTDDRAAEERRVLREQARYLLHQFPAARYELAIGRPDVPHRFDDGGLVDVNAVGDQVLATLAGLDAGQRRQLAMDRWLRGPYRSMEELAGRCMFPPAVTEALRDVLLFLPPPPTLSLPSGTPPGPTESAPAADPS; the protein is encoded by the coding sequence ATGTCAGAGGCGTTGCGCTTCGAAATCCTCGGCCCGCAGCGAGCCTGGCTCGGGGATCGTGCGCTCGACCTCGGGCCGAGCAAGCAGCGGGCCGTGCTCGCCGTGCTGCTCCTCTCCGCCGGCCGACCGGTGCCCACCGCGCAGATCGTCGAGGCGGTCTGGCCGGAGGACCCGCCGGCCAACGGGCCGAACGTGGTGCAGAAGCATGTCGCCGGCCTGCGCCGGGTGCTGGAGCCGGAGCGCTCCCCGCGTACCCCGGGCCGGCTGCTCGCCCTCACCGACGCCGGGTACGTCCTGCGGGTCGACCCGACAGCGGTCGACGCGGTCCGCTTCGAGCAGGGCGTACGCCGGGCCGAGCGGGCCCGCGCCGAGGGCCGGACCGCCGACGCGGTGGCCGAGCTGAAGGCGGCGCTGGAGCTCTGGCACGGCGAGCCGTTCGGCGGCTTCAGCGGGGCGTTGCTGGAGGCGGCCCGGCACCGGCTGACCGAGACCCGGGCGACGGCGCTGGAGACCCGGGCCGAGCTGGAACTGGAGTTGGGCCGGCACCGGGAACTCGTCGGCGAGCTGGTCCGCCTGGTGGCCGAGTACCCGCTGCGGGAACGGCTCCGACAGCAGCTGATGTTGGCGCTGCACCGCAGCGACCGGCAGGCCGAGGCGCTCGCCGCGTACCGGGAGTTCGCCGGGCTGCTCCGCGACGAGTTCGGCATCGAGCCGGGGGAGGTGCTCCAGGACCTGCACCGGCGGATGCTGCGCGCCGACCCGACCCTGACCCCGGCCACCGCGGCCTCCGTCGTCCCGTCACCCGCGCCGCCGCCCACCGCCGGGAACCCGCCCGGGTACGCGGCCGAGGCTCCCGGCCCGGACCCGTCCGGACCGGACCCGGCGGCCGTCGGCGCCCCGACGGACCCGCGTTCCGGATCGCCCGATCCGGCCCCCGCCCCGGCCCCCGCTCCGGCGGAGCCGCGCGACGGTCCGCCCGAACCGGCCCCCGCTCCGGCGGAGCCGCGCGACGGTCTGCCGGTCCCGGCCATCGGCCCACCCGTGGCCGGTTCGTCCGCTGACGGTTCGTCCGCTGTCGGGCCGGCGGCCCCGGTCGAGGCGTGGCCCGCGCCGGCCGGTCGGACCGACGACCTCGCCACCCGGTCCCCGGCCCCGGCACCTGGCATGCCGGCCGGGCCGGGCCTCGGGCCGGTCGCCCCACCCTTCCCGTCGACCCCGCCTCCGGCGCTGCCCGGCCCACCGCCGGTCCGCCGGCCGAGGCCCGCGCCGCGCTGGGTCAGCATCACCGCCACCGTGCTCGGCGCCCTCATCGTGCTGCTCTCCTTCGGCTGCTTCACCTGGCTGGTGGTGCTCGGCTACGCGGCCTGGCGGCGCAGCTGGCGGCTCGCGCTCGCCGGGGCCGGCTACCTGGTCTGCGCGACCGTGGTCAGCTGGCTGCTGCTGCGGGGCGATCCGGAGGCGGAGTCGCCCGACTGGGAGGTGCTGCTGTTCGTCGGCCTGACCGGCATCTGCTGGTTGGCCGGGGCCGTGCACGTGGTGCTGCTGAGCCGCCGGCTCTGGGCGATGCTCACCGGCCGTACCGACGACCGCGCGGCCGAGGAACGCCGGGTGCTCCGGGAACAGGCCCGGTACCTGCTGCACCAGTTCCCGGCCGCCCGGTACGAGCTGGCGATCGGCCGACCCGACGTGCCCCACCGCTTCGACGACGGCGGCCTGGTCGACGTCAACGCGGTCGGCGACCAGGTGCTCGCCACACTGGCCGGACTGGACGCCGGGCAGCGCCGCCAGCTCGCGATGGACCGGTGGCTGCGCGGCCCCTACCGGTCGATGGAGGAACTGGCCGGCCGGTGCATGTTCCCGCCGGCCGTCACCGAGGCGCTCCGGGACGTGCTGCTCTTCCTGCCGCCGCCGCCCACCCTGTCCCTGCCGTCCGGTACGCCGCCGGGGCCCACGGAGTCCGCGCCGGCCGCCGACCCGTCGTGA